A region of the Methyloprofundus sedimenti genome:
GACTATAGAATATAACACGTCGCGTACGCAGGATTATAATTTTGACGGTGATATTAATAAGCCCATTCATCCAGCGGATTATCAGGTTTCTGGGTGGTTTTTGCGAAATCATATCGATTTTCCCACGATCGTTTTTGACGTTGTCAATCAGACGACTTTTAGCAATTCTGACTCATTTTATTTATCAGGTGAATTGGCATGGTCTCATGAAATGACTCGCGCATTTTTTCCAGAAACAGAGCTGTATCGAAACGTGTCGAAATTTGTCCTCTGTGCTCAAGATGATAATGCTTTAGCGGAACAAGATATCGAACAAATTCCGTGTGTCTTTCCAAGTATTAGCTTAAATGGCAAGTCAGGAAACGTTAATATTTCAGTGCCAGAGACAATTAATATTGCAGTAGATCTGGGGGTTGCTTCGACTGAGCAATATTCAAATGCAGACTATTTTGCGGCTTTTGTTTATCAAAATACGCTTTATTGGCTGAACTCTGATTTTCAATGGACAGTACATCAGGCAGCGGCTTATCAGGGTCCATTAATTGATTTTAGACATATTGATTTGCCCAGTCCTGCTCAAGTTATTGGTTCTTTGCCATCAGGTACCGCTATACCTTTTTATTTTGGCGTTGACGCCACTCAAAATGGTCAGTTCGATGCACCTTATCGTTATGTTAGTGCGACACTGCAGGTAAATTAACATTCTAACTATTATGTCGCTAAGGACAGTGAATATTTCTATACCAAGGGAATGGATGAGGGTCTTGTGTGTGATTTGTGGTTTATGCTATCACCCTGTTAAGGCGGAACCAGCGTCCGACGTAATAGATTCAAATCCGCCTTTAGCCGAGCAGAATGTCGATACCAGCAGAGTTGTTCTTGATGCAATGTTAATTGAGGAGAGTAACAATGATTCAATGAGTTATACCGTTTTTGATGCAAAATCTGCGACTAAAACAGATACGCCTATCATGGAGATCCCTCAGTCCATTCAGGTGATACCTGGCTCTGTTTTAAAAGATCAAGATCAACAAACTCTCTCGGGCGCAATTGAAAATGTATCATCAGTTGTTGCTCCGAAAACAACGGAGTTGCTTACCAGTGAATTTTTGGTCAGAGGCTTTAAATCACAATTTTATACCGATAGTTTGCCGACCTATGGTTCGGCAAACGCTGCAGACCCTCTTTCACTGGTCAATGTAGAGCGTATTGAAGTGGTGAAGGGGCCAACATCTACCTTATTCGGTGGCGGGTTGGGTGCGCCTGTTGGCGGGCTGGTAAATGTGGTTTCTAAACAACCTATGCCTGAGGCGCAGTATGTTTTTTCATTCAGAGGCGGAAGTTTTACAACGCTTAACCCCTCATTTGATTTAAATCAGCCTTTAACTGATGACGATACCGTGTTATTTCGTTTGACCGGTGAATATGAATATTCTGAGAGTTATATCGATGCGCTTGAAAATCAAAACTACGCATTTTTCCCAACTATTGCATTTAATTTTTCGCCGGATACTCATCTGATTGTTCGCGGGCAGTATAGTCATGTAGAGTTTCTCGAATATTCCGGCTTACGTGCTGAAGGAACTATTGCTGATGCACCTTATACTATTCCACCTTATCGGTTTTCAGGTGCGACTGATACACCTAAATCGACGGTAGATAATTTTATGTTGACAGCGGAATTTGTACATCGATTTTCGAGGTATCTGGAAGGCTCAATTCAAGCGCGTTATTATGAAAATAACTTTGCAGAATACAGCTCATTTACGCATCAGTTAATTATTGATGGCGTGGGCGATTTTGGCAAACCAGGCCCCTCTTATCTACCTTTTTATTCTGGTGTGCTACCTGCTTCGGTGAATGAGTTTGTTATTAATCCAAACCTTATAATTGACTTTGAAACTGAATTTCTGACTGATATGACTCATAAGATTTTGTTCGGCCTTGAATATGACACTACCCTGGCTAAAGCGCAGTTGGGTGTTTATTATGATGAACTCGATGATATCTGGCTGGATGTTGCAGATCGTTATGATGATATTACTTACCTGGAGATTGAAGGGGGCAATATTTCACAATCACAAAATGATCACTATGAAACCCTCGGAGTTTATCTTCAGGATCAAATGGATATTACCCAACGTTTGCATTTTTTGACTTCATTGCGCTGGACCAGTGTCACGGTCGATGAAATCGGTGCAAAGACCACAAACTCAAGTGTCACACCACGCGTTGGTGCAGTTTTTGATATTACTGATAAGCTTTCTTTTTTTGCGGGTTATGGCGAAGGATTTAGAGCCGTTACTGCATTGTTTGGTGAAACGCCTGAACCTGAAGAATCCAGTCAAATTGAAGGCGGCTTTAAGTTTGACTTTTATGAGATGGGCCTCAGTGGGTCGGTTGCGGGTTATCAGCTTATCCGTAAGAATGTTGCTGTACCTGATCCCAATGGTGCGTTTAGCTCAATTCAAGCGGGTGAGCAAACCTCCTACGGAGCCGAGTTGGATTTTTTATGGGAACCCTTTGATTCATTATCTATCTTAGGTAATTATGCTTATACCAATGCTAAATTGACCCAGCACTCTAGCCCCGAACTGTTAATAGGTGATTTCTTGCCGCGCGTTCCCGAACACAGTGGACGTATTGCAGTGCATTATCGTTTTATGGGTGGAGTTCTGGAAGGGTTGGGAGTTGGGATGGGGTTAACTGGGATGTCTAAACGATATATTAGTTTACCTAATGAATATGCCGTTGATGGTTTTTATCGTATTGATGCGCAGGCTTCTTACCCACTTACTGAATATTTGGATTTGACGGTCAATATTCAGAATCTTACCAATAGCCAATACTACGAACCCTTTCTGTTTTTACAGGATGCAGTAGTTGCCCCGGGGCCACCTATTTCTGCTTACGCTACGTTAACAGCTTATTTTTGAAGGGGTTATCATTGTTCAAAGGTTGTAAGCATGGGTTTTAGCATTCGCTAAAGTCGTTATTATCGTACATGCTGCCTGTGGGAAACTCTGACCAAAAGCAAGAACGCCATCTTCATGTCCTAATAGGGTGAATAGAGCCCGTTGTTTTAATGCTTCTGAATGAAATAATTCACCAATTGCAAGCGCCATTTCTGGCGTACCATAAGTAACATCTAATGCGGTGTGCGCTAGTTTTAAGGCTTTAGTTGCATGCCATATTTCTGGACTATGGGCATGAATAACGCACTGTATCGTTTGATCTTGTTGATAGACACTGGCATGACTTAGGGCTTCAGAAGAGGGTTTGCAAGGGCCAGATGAATACAGGTGATTGCTGTTTATATCTGCTTTTTCTACTAAACAATAGTGCACTTCTGTTAACTCTGCCAACCCGCCCGTCTGGGTACCGCTAATAATAAATTGTTCGCCTTTGAAACGCTGACTAATATTGCCATAGCCATAGCCCATATATCGATCAGTCTGCTGGCCAATCAATTGTAATTGATAAAGTAGTGTGCGCCAGGTATTGATTGTTGCAATATTCCAGTCGGAATGTGCCGTTGTGACCTCATGATGTAAGCGATATTTAATAACGCCTTCGGTTTCTTGTATACGCATTAGATGGATGAATTGCTAATTAACTCAGCTTTAAGTGCTAATTTATTGTAAAATTAGCTGTTTACGGTGATGCCACATTCTCATTATTTATAGCACAGTATGATATTTTATGCGTTGTCCATTCTGTAGTGCACAAGATACCCGGGTGATTGATTCTCGTTTGGCGAATGAAGGCGATCAAGTGCGCCGTCGACGTGAATGTGTGGCGTGTAAGGAACGGTTTACAACTTATGAAGTGACTGAGTTTAATTTGCCCAGAATAGTTAAACGTGATGGCTTGCGTGAACCTTTTGATGAAAACAAGTTACGTGCAGGCATTTTACGTGCTTTGGAAAAAAGGCCTGTGAGTAGTGATCAGATTGAAGCTGCTGTTACACGTATTAAGAAAGCACTAATGGCTAGCGGAGATAGAGAGGTCGCAGCACTGGAAATAGGCGAGCAAGTGATGAAAGAATTAAGTGCTTTAGATCATGTTGCTTTTGTGCGTTTTGCATCGGTGTATCGTAGTTTTCAGGATGTTAGTGAATTTACCGATATGATTGCTGATTTACAAAGCAAGCAAAATCATGCGTGATCAATCCACAAAGCAAGATTGTGTCTTTATGGCTCGCGCGTTGTTGCTGGCCAGAAAAGGGTGTTATACGACCAAGCCCAATCCGCGTGTTGGTTGTGTTTTAGTAAAAAATAATGAAATTATTGCTGAAGGCTGGCATATGCGCGCAGGGCAGGGGCATGCTGAGGTAGAAGCTTTAAAGCATACCCAGAATGCTCGAGGTGCAACGGTTTATGTCACCCTGGAGCCTTGCTTTCATTATGGAAGAACGCCGCCTTGTGCTGATGCTTTGATTAAGGCCGGTGTGGCGCGAGTTGTTGTTGCTATGCAAGACCCGAATCCTCTCGTTGCTGGAAAAGGGCTGGCATTACTTGAACAGGCCGGCATAAGGGTCTGCAGTGGCGTGCTGGAAGCTGAGGCTAAACAGCTGAATAAGGGCTTTATTAACCGTATGCTATATGGCAAACCTTACGTTACCAGTAAATTAGCAATGAGTCTGGATGGACGCACGGCAATGGCTTCGGGTGAAAGTAAGTGGATTACGTCTCCTGAAGCAAGGCAAGATGTACAAAAACTTCGTGCCGCAAGTGGCGCTGTGCTAACGGGTATTGATACGGTTCTAGCCGATGATCCAGGCATGAATGTGCGTCTGGACAATATTGATGTAGTACAACCGGTACGGGTTATTCTGGACTCTTCGCTAAGAACCCCTGTTGCAGCAAAACTATTAGCTTTAGAGGGGCGCAGCATTATTTTAACCTGTTCTGAAGACCAGCAGAAAATAGAAACCTTAGAACAAGCAGGGGCTGAAGTTTATCATTTAGCGTCTGATGCAAAGGGCCAGCTGGATTTACAGGAAGTATTAGTTTTTTTGGCCGAACAACAGATTAATGATGTGTTGCTTGAGGCCGGTAGTGTTCTTAATGGTGCCATGATGCAGCAGGGCTTAATAGATGAATGCATTTTCTATATGGCACCCAGTATTTTAGGTGCCAGCGGGCGCGGTTTATTTGCTATGCCTGAGGTGTCAGTTATGGCGGATAAAATACAATTACAGTTTGTTGATATGCGTAAAATTGGTCTGGATTTACGCCTTCACTTTAACGTACAAAATCAGGTGCATAAATAATATGTTTACAGGCATTATCTTGGCCATAGGTAAAATAACCCGAATAGAGCAAAAAGCAGGCGATGTGCGTTTAGCTGTAGATACCGGTAAGTTGTCCCTGGCCGATACCCATTTGGGCGATAGCATTGCGGTCAACGGGATTTGTCTGACAGCGGTAGAATTAAGCGAACATGGTTTTGTTGCAGATGTTTCAAATGAAACACTGGCGCGAACAAATTTAAAACAAGCTTCAATTGGCACACCGGTTAATCTGGAACTGGCATTAACGCCGCAAACTCGGATGGGTGGGCATATTGTTAGCGGACATATCGATGGTCTCGCTGTTTTACTGGAAAAGAAACCAGATGGTCGATCTATACGATTTAAGTTTAGAGCGCCAAATGAGCTAGCAAAGTATATTGCAGAAAAAGGGTCTATTTGTATTAACGGTATCAGTTTGACGGTGAATACTGTTGACGGTGCAGTATTTAGTGTCAATATCGTGCCGCATACTTTACAAGAAACCAGCTTAGGATTTGCCGAGGTAAATGATAAAGTTAATATTGAAGTAGATCTTTTGGCGCGTTATATGGAACGCCTGATGAAAGGTGAGGCCGCTGCAAATTGCGCCTCTGGTGTAACAGAAAATTTATTAAAAGAGAGTGGGTTTATTTAATTAGATGAATACAACTGAGGAAATTATTGAAGATATACGCCAGGGAAAAATGGTTATCATTATGGATGATGAAGACCGTGAAAATGAAGGTGATTTAGTGATGGCAGCAGATTATGTCCGTCCTGAAGATATTAATTTTATGGCGCGTTTTGGGCGCGGTCTGATTTGTTTGACTTTAACGGGTGAGCGCTGCCAGCAATTACGTTTACCTTTGATGGTGAGTGATAATAATGCGGCTTTCTCGACTAATTTTACGGTTTCCATAGAAGCCTCTGAAGGCGTTACTACTGGTATATCAGCTTCTGATAGAGCAAAAACGATACGTACTGCAGTAGCAAAAGGTGCAAAACCGGAGGATATTGTTCAGCCAGGTCATATTTTTCCTATTCGCGCGCGGGATGGCGGTGTTTTGAACCGTGCCGGACATACCGAAGCCGGCTGTGATTTAGCGCGTCTGGCAGGTGCAGAACCAGCCGGTGTCATTGTGGAGATTTTAAATGATGATGGTTCGATGGCCAGACGGCCTGATCTGGAGGTCTTTGCCAAAGAACATGATTTAAAAATTGGTACTATTGCCGACCTGATTCATTATCGTACCGAAAATGAAAGTACTCTGGAACGTATTAGTGAGTGTGCTTTACCGACTGAATATGGTAATTTCCGTCTAATCGCTTTTCAGGACCGTAATGACAATAAAATACACCTTGCTGTCGTTATGGGTGATGTGAGTAATGATGAGCCGGTTTTAGTGCGTGTACATGCACGTAATTTACTGGATGATATTTTTTCATCGACACGCAGTGATTGTCAGATGCCTGTACGTGAAGCGATGAAGCTCATTGCTGGAGAGGGCCGTGGTGTTTTAGTGGTCATTCGCCAGGATGAAAATAATAAGGCATTAGCTGAACTGGTTCATCAATATCAGATGCAGGATAATGGCGTGGTTATTCCTGCGGTAGCAGAAAAATCGGATGCCTGGCGCACTACGGGGACAGGATCGCAAATTCTTGCCGATCTGGGTGTGCATAAGATTAAAGTTTTAGGCCCGCATAAAACCTATTTTGGTTTATCAGGGTTTAACTTAGAATTAGTTGAAACATCTGAAACATCTGAATAAGCTGGATGGGCAAACGCTTTTGCGTGCCCATCTTTAATAGTTTACAAATTAGAGAGAAAAAATATGTCAGCAGTTAAAATATTAGAGGGTAATTTTACAGCACAAGGCGGTAAATATTGTGTTGTTGCTTCCCGTTTCAATAGCTTTATCGTCGAGCAATTAGAAAATGGTGCCATTGATGCACTAGTGCGTCATGGGGTTGATAAAAATGATATTACCCTGGTAAAAGCACCGGGAGCATTTGAGTTGCCGATGGTGGTTCAACGCCTTGCAGCGTCTAAGAAATATGATGCAATTATAGCCGTGGGTGCAGTGATACGTGGCGCTACACCGCACTTTGAATATGTTTCAAATGAATGTGTAAAAGGCATTGCTCAGGTGTCTATGCAATATGATATTCCTGTGAGTTTTGGTGTGTTAACAGTGGATAGTATAGAACAAGCGATTGAGCGTGCAGGGACTAAAGCGGGCAATAATGGTGCTTCTGCTGCATTATCGGCTATTGAAATGGTTAGTTTATTCAAGAATTTGGAAGCTTAATGAGTTCAGCAAAGACGAAAGCCAGGCAGTGTGCCGTACAAGCTTTGTATCAATGGCAAATGACCGGGCAAAATTTAAGCGCTATTGAAGGACAATTCCAGGAAGATCAACGTTTAAAAAATGCGCAAAAAAGCTATTTTTCTGATTTGTTTCATGGTGTACCAAAGTATTTAGACAGGATTGATGCTTCCATGGCTGATTTCGTTGATCGCGAAGTTGAGAAGATTGATCCTGTTGAGCGTGCCATATTAAGAATCGGGGTTTATGAATTATTGCTCAAACCCGAGACGCCTTACCGTGTGGTTATCAATGAAGGGGTGGAGTTAGCTAAATCTTTTGGTGCTGATGGTAGTCACCGTTATGTTAATGGCGTATTAGACAAAGTTGCGCAAGTTGAACGTAAGCTGGAAATTGAAGCTAAAAAGAAAAAAAATAGCATGTAGAGCCCGCTCAACAGTATGTCAGATATTTGGGAACAAGGAAAAATGAAAAATAAGGTTAAGTTTGGTACTAGCGGCATTCGCGGCCTGGTCAGCGATATGACCGATAAAGTATGTTATGCCTATACCTTGTCTTTTTTAGATTATCTGCAATCGATAGATGCAATTAAGGAAGGTTATACTGTTGGTATAGGCGGTGATTTGCGTAGTAGCACCCCGCGTATTATGAATGCAGTTGCTGCTGCTGTGATTGATGCCGGCTATCAGCCGGTAAATTGTGGATTGCTACCTACTCCAGCCTTGGCTCTATATGGAATTAGCCAGGGTATCCCTACGATTATGGTGACAGGTAGTCATATACCTGATGATCGCAATGGTATCAAATTTAACAAGCCTGATGGTGAAGTGCTTAAACAGGATGAGCAGGGCATTTTAGCGCAGGAGCCGGTGCTCAATGAAGTTTTGTTTGCCGATGAAAGCTTATATAAAGATGATTACTTGCCGACTGTTAATAAGACAGCAGAGCAGCAGTATGTAGCACGTTATGTCGATTTTTTTCCTGAGCAAGCTTTGGCAGGTTTAAAAATTGGTGTGTACCAGCACTCTTCGGTCGCACGTGATCTATTGGTGAGCATTTTATCGAGTTTAGGTGCAGAAGTGCTGCCATTAGGTCGCTCTGATCATTTTATATCAGTCGACACTGAAGCAATACGTGCTGAAGATGTCTTGCTGGCGAAACAATGGACCGAACAATACAATTTAGATTGTATTGTGTCAACAGATGGTGATGCAGACAGGCCTTTGGTCAGTGATGAATTTGGCGAATGGTTACGTGGTGATATTGCCGGACTATTAGTGGCACGCTTTTTACAGATAGATGCTGTGGTAACCCCGGTTAGTAGTAACAGTGCGGTAGAAAAATGCGCTGATTTTGCCCAGGTAGTGCGTACCAGGATAGGGTCACCCTATGTGATTTCCGCAATGCAAGCGATTGTAAATGCGCAGAAAGTAGCGGGATATGAAGCAAATGGGGGCTTTTTATTAAATACCCCGGTATTTTTAGAAGATAAGCAACTCTCCGCTTTGCCAACCCGGGATGCCGTTATCGTGCCATTGTGTATTTTACTGGCAGCGAAACAGGAAAAGGGCTCGATTGCAAACTTACTCAAGACCTTACCGGAACGTTATACTTATAGTGACAGAATCACAGACTTTCCTACTGAATTAAGTCAATCAGTTTTAGCGAAAATTCAAACCGCTGACCTGAATCAGGATGCTGCGGTTTTTGCACGCTTATTTGCAGGTCAACTTGAGGCAGCGGCAGGCTTTGATTTTACCGATGGCGTTCGCGTTAGCCTGGCTAATGATGAAATTGTACATCTGCGCGGTTCAGGTAATGCACCTGAATTACGTTGTTACACAGAGGCTGGCACTTATAGCCGGGCAAAAGAATTAAATAAATTATGTATCCGGCTTATGCATAGCTGGAAAGATTAATATCCTTTTTAAGGCATAACATCTGATTTTGATTTAAATACGTGGTGGACAGTGAATAGAAGAAAACCAATTAAAAAAAATTATTTTGCTATATTCCCTAGATTCTCTGGCCGTTGGTTAGTGTGGTCCGGGCTTGCTATCCTCGTAGCAGCTGTTTTTATCTGGATTTTTCAGCTTATGAGTAATAGCAGTGAGACTGAAAGTACTGCAATCGCCAGTGAAGATGTAGTCGCTTTGTTAGCTATGCTGATCATTCCTCTGGCTGTCATTTTTGCTGTGCTGACAGCTGTTGAAAAGATCACCGGTCTTTCGATTCTTGCAGGCGTTGAGTGGGTTGGAGAAAAGACGCTAAAACTATTTGATTGGTGTATTCGCACTGTTAAACAATGGCTGGGTGTAGAAATTAAAAATACCAACCGCCGTGTTCCTGTCCATACGCTTAGACGTAAATACCCGCAAAAAACAGGCAATACACAGGATGTCAGAACTGCTCTACTTGATCCCGATACTGACATGTACCCAGATGATGCAAGTGAGCCTGTTATTGCAGATTCTCAAGTACCCCTAAACGAACAAAGAGCAGCGGATTTGGATTTTTCTTCTGCAGAAACGGACATTGAAACGGTGGTTGTCGATGGTTTGATAACTGATGGTGCAGAGGCTGCTGTTATTGCACCAGAAAGTCTACGCTCTGAAGCTGGTGTGAATTTAGATTCAAATCCAACAGCAGTGGATAATAATCTGCAATCATTTGAGGATCTGGACAATACATTTAATGACCTTGAATTGGAATTAAAAACTTTTTTTCCTGATACTGAAGATTGGATTGATAATAAATCGGACGAACACATTAGTGATTTGGATACAGGCGAGGCTGAAAAGGTTTTTAGTGAACTGAATTCCAATGAAGAGCTAAAAAATGACATTTCTGCTACTGATACTTTGCACAGTGAGCCTGTTTATAAAACCAGGGAAATGGATGCATCTGAGGACGAAATGATCAATTTTGTCGACCCTGGCCAGTCGGCTGCAGAAGCAGTCAATAAAGTTGAGCCAGATGCTCGTTTTCAGGAGCCGCAATACCCGTTAGAAACGGAAACATTTAAAGCTGATTCCCTGGCGAATGATGATGATTTTATTAACAGAGCGATACAGGCAGCTAAAAATGAAGTGTTGCATTCAAAAAACCATAGTGCATCCGATACGCGGTTAACAACTGAATCTGATTTAAATTCAGGCACACAGGCATTGAACAAAGAACCAGCCAACTTACCCAGGGAACCTGATTTTATGATCAAGGCACTGCAAGCGGCTAAAGATAAGGAAACGGGTTCAGCTGCGGATATGCAAACAAATGAAGGATTAAAGAACGTTGAAAATCCGGGTTCTTACTCCTCATTGCTTAACCGGGCTGAAAAAACGACGGCAAATATTCTTTCCTCGTTTTCGCAAAGATTTTCCAAATCATTCAGTTTGCATCAAAAGACAGAATACCAACTGCCCTCCATAGAACTTTTGCAACGACACGAGCAATCTGTACATGCCTATACTACTGATGAGCTGGATATCATGTCGCGCAGTGTTGAGCGCGTGCTGAATGATTATAAAGTCAGTGCAGAAGTAGTTGGAGCTTATCCTGGACCTATTATTACCCGTTTTGAATTATCTTTGGCGCCAGGCGTTAAAGTCAGCCGTGTCAATGGACTAGCGAAAGACCTGGCACGTGCGATGCTGGTTACCAGTGTCCGTGTGGTAGAAATTATTGAAGGTACCCCATACATCGGCCTTGAAATTCCTAATCAGGAACGAGAACTGGTTTCTTTTCGTGAAATTATTAGTTCTGATCAGTTTCAGCAGGCTAAATCACCTATTACTCTTGCTCTAGGTAAAGATGTTTCTGGTCAGACGGTGGTTGCTAATTTGGCAAAAATGCCACATTTACTGGTTGCTGGAACGACGGGCTCAGGTAAGTCGGTTGCTATTAACACTATGATTCTTAGTATGCTATATAAGGCGACTCCTGATCAGGTGCGTATGATTATGGTGGATCCAAAAATGTTGGAGTTGTCTATTTATGAAGGTATTCCACATTTATTGACTCCGGTCGTTACCGATATGAAAGAAGCGCAAAATGCCTTGCGTTGGGCTGTCGCTGAAATGGAGCGGCGCTATAAACTAATGTCGAAAGTAGGGGTTAGAAATCTTGCCGGTTTTAATCAAATGATAAAAGATGCAGAGGCGAGAGGTGAAACAATTCGTGATCCATTGTTCGAGTTAATTGTCCCTTTAGAGGAAGGCGAAACATTTCCTGTGTTAACAACTTTACCTAGCATTGTCATTATTATCGATGAATTGGCCGATATGATGATGATCGTAGGTAAAAAAGTAGAGGAGTTAATTGCTCGTTTAGCACAAAAAGCACGTGCTGCAGGAATTCATTTAATACTGGCAACTCAGCGACCGTCTGTCGATGTATTAACGGGGCTTATAAAAGCCAATATACCTACACGTATTTCTTTTCAGGTTTCCTCGCGTATTGATTCGCGTACCATTTTAGATCAAGGTGGAGCTGAAGCATTACTGGGTAACGGCGATATGCTGTATTTACCTTCGGGCACCAGTGTACCAACGCGCTCCCATGGTGCTTTTGTTGATGATCATGAAGTTCATGCTGTGGTTGATTATTTGAAATCTCTTGGGAAAGCAAACTATTTATCTGAAATTACCCGGGAAGAACCTGCTGAAAATACGACTACTTTAGAAAGTGTTCAAGATGAAACCGATGAATTGTATGATGATGCAGTCAGTTTTGTTCTGGAAACCGGCAGGGCATCTATTTCAAGTGTGCAGCGACGCTTTAAAGTGGGCTATAATCGTGCAGCGAGAATGATTGATCAAATGGAAGACGAAAACATTGTTAGTGAACCGGAAGGGAATGGCTCCAGGCGAGTCCTTGATAGAGAATAGCGCCTCTACTTCTGAATATTAAATTTATTTTATAACTTATGTTAAAAGATTACTTACAATTATGCTGGCTGAGTGGCTACCCGGAAGATTTACCTTCAGATCGGAAATTTTTATTTTCTAATTTAGGCGCATATTTGCTACTGGGCTTATTTATTCAAGCAAATATCAGTGATCCTATAGAGGCTTTTGTACAAATATTTATTGAAGTTATTATCACTATTATTTTTATGGCTGGGTTGTTGCTAAATGATCGTAGCACCTATAATTTTGAGCGGTTTTTGACTGCAATCCTTGTTTGTGAAAATTTTGTTTACACCTTGGGATTACCTATACTGTTCTGGTATATTCTGGCCAAAGGCAGTGACTATGCAAATTATCCTATTTATTTTGGAATTGCTTTAATTGTGTGGTCTGTTGCGATTATAGCTCATTTGCTAAAGGGCCTTTTTAATCTGAACTGGAAGGTAAGTGCTAGTTTATCAATGTTATATTTTGTCTTGACCTACTTTGGTTCGTTTGGCATATTATTGTTGACGGGGCTGTAAAAACGGAATTAGCCTGCAATACAACCGCATCCGTAAGTGCACGAAGTATATTGCCAGGCTATAAATCCCGTTTTAATAAGTTATTCTATTCTGTTAGTTTTACAATTTCACCATTACTTTGTTTCATTATCTTATCGATAAGCACTCCTTCGGCGTCTACTAACTCAACCTGTAAGGGCATTTTGCCAACCGCATGGGTTGCACAAGATAAGCAAGGGTCATAAGCGCGAATTGCAACTTCAAGGTTATTTAATAAGGGTTTAGTTAATTCCTCCCCGGAAAGATATTCAGCGGCCACTTGACGTACTGATTCATTCATTCCCATATTATTACTGGTGGTAGAAACAATCAGGTTTGCTTTAGTAACAATATCATTTTCATCAATTTGATAGTCATGGAATAAAGTACCTCTTGGCGCCTCAATAACACCAATGCCATGATAGCGTTTTTCACCTTGAGCCACTAAATCTTTACTCATAATATCGGGATCATTGAGCAGGGTTTTAATGCTTTCGGCACAATGTAGTACTTC
Encoded here:
- the ribH gene encoding 6,7-dimethyl-8-ribityllumazine synthase, with translation MSAVKILEGNFTAQGGKYCVVASRFNSFIVEQLENGAIDALVRHGVDKNDITLVKAPGAFELPMVVQRLAASKKYDAIIAVGAVIRGATPHFEYVSNECVKGIAQVSMQYDIPVSFGVLTVDSIEQAIERAGTKAGNNGASAALSAIEMVSLFKNLEA
- the nusB gene encoding transcription antitermination factor NusB; the encoded protein is MSSAKTKARQCAVQALYQWQMTGQNLSAIEGQFQEDQRLKNAQKSYFSDLFHGVPKYLDRIDASMADFVDREVEKIDPVERAILRIGVYELLLKPETPYRVVINEGVELAKSFGADGSHRYVNGVLDKVAQVERKLEIEAKKKKNSM
- a CDS encoding phosphomannomutase, with translation MSDIWEQGKMKNKVKFGTSGIRGLVSDMTDKVCYAYTLSFLDYLQSIDAIKEGYTVGIGGDLRSSTPRIMNAVAAAVIDAGYQPVNCGLLPTPALALYGISQGIPTIMVTGSHIPDDRNGIKFNKPDGEVLKQDEQGILAQEPVLNEVLFADESLYKDDYLPTVNKTAEQQYVARYVDFFPEQALAGLKIGVYQHSSVARDLLVSILSSLGAEVLPLGRSDHFISVDTEAIRAEDVLLAKQWTEQYNLDCIVSTDGDADRPLVSDEFGEWLRGDIAGLLVARFLQIDAVVTPVSSNSAVEKCADFAQVVRTRIGSPYVISAMQAIVNAQKVAGYEANGGFLLNTPVFLEDKQLSALPTRDAVIVPLCILLAAKQEKGSIANLLKTLPERYTYSDRITDFPTELSQSVLAKIQTADLNQDAAVFARLFAGQLEAAAGFDFTDGVRVSLANDEIVHLRGSGNAPELRCYTEAGTYSRAKELNKLCIRLMHSWKD
- a CDS encoding DNA translocase FtsK, giving the protein MSNSSETESTAIASEDVVALLAMLIIPLAVIFAVLTAVEKITGLSILAGVEWVGEKTLKLFDWCIRTVKQWLGVEIKNTNRRVPVHTLRRKYPQKTGNTQDVRTALLDPDTDMYPDDASEPVIADSQVPLNEQRAADLDFSSAETDIETVVVDGLITDGAEAAVIAPESLRSEAGVNLDSNPTAVDNNLQSFEDLDNTFNDLELELKTFFPDTEDWIDNKSDEHISDLDTGEAEKVFSELNSNEELKNDISATDTLHSEPVYKTREMDASEDEMINFVDPGQSAAEAVNKVEPDARFQEPQYPLETETFKADSLANDDDFINRAIQAAKNEVLHSKNHSASDTRLTTESDLNSGTQALNKEPANLPREPDFMIKALQAAKDKETGSAADMQTNEGLKNVENPGSYSSLLNRAEKTTANILSSFSQRFSKSFSLHQKTEYQLPSIELLQRHEQSVHAYTTDELDIMSRSVERVLNDYKVSAEVVGAYPGPIITRFELSLAPGVKVSRVNGLAKDLARAMLVTSVRVVEIIEGTPYIGLEIPNQERELVSFREIISSDQFQQAKSPITLALGKDVSGQTVVANLAKMPHLLVAGTTGSGKSVAINTMILSMLYKATPDQVRMIMVDPKMLELSIYEGIPHLLTPVVTDMKEAQNALRWAVAEMERRYKLMSKVGVRNLAGFNQMIKDAEARGETIRDPLFELIVPLEEGETFPVLTTLPSIVIIIDELADMMMIVGKKVEELIARLAQKARAAGIHLILATQRPSVDVLTGLIKANIPTRISFQVSSRIDSRTILDQGGAEALLGNGDMLYLPSGTSVPTRSHGAFVDDHEVHAVVDYLKSLGKANYLSEITREEPAENTTTLESVQDETDELYDDAVSFVLETGRASISSVQRRFKVGYNRAARMIDQMEDENIVSEPEGNGSRRVLDRE